One region of Gilliamella sp. ESL0405 genomic DNA includes:
- a CDS encoding ABC transporter ATP-binding protein — MYRFFEKLVSPYPKDEPQPTANSFFSFIWQSTKGIRLFMLLLIILSGLSGAFEAFLFAVLGKVVDWLSEIDPSQFWQQEKATLILISLIILASTVIVALQTIIKHQSLAGNFPMRMRWKLHRLVLNQSMRFFQDEFAGRISAKVMQTALAVRDTCFLVADIFVYVLISFITMAAIIGQLDPWLLLPFLVWCVLYGISMYYFIPRLSKVASMQADARSTMTGRVTDAYTNIMTVKLFSHAGNEAKYAQESMDEFLVTVNKQMRLVSSFEIVNHLLSVLLILGTTGVALWLWTNQIVGIGAIAITTAVALRLNGFSHWIMWEMASLFENIGVVKDGINTFSAAKTVVDEPNAKALKVTEGKIEFKDIYFAYDSKVQNSIIDDLNLTIRSGEKIGLVGRSGAGKSTLINLLLRFYDLQKGQITIDGQDIASVTQESLRSQIGMVTQDTSLLHRSVRENLLYGNNQASEEEMIIAAKKAHADDFIQTLVDANGRTGYDAFVGERGIKLSGGQRQRIAIARVILKNAPILLLDEATSALDSEIEQAIQESLYTLMEGKTVIAIAHRLSTIAAMDRLVVLDQGKIIEQGTHQQLLDKNGLYAQLWKHQSGGFLADNI; from the coding sequence ATGTATCGATTTTTTGAAAAATTGGTGTCACCTTATCCAAAAGATGAACCGCAACCGACAGCTAACAGCTTTTTTAGTTTTATTTGGCAATCGACTAAAGGTATACGCCTTTTTATGCTGCTATTAATTATACTTAGCGGGTTAAGTGGCGCATTTGAAGCCTTTTTATTTGCCGTTCTGGGTAAAGTTGTTGACTGGTTATCTGAAATTGATCCAAGCCAATTTTGGCAACAAGAAAAAGCAACCTTGATATTAATTAGCTTAATCATTTTAGCCAGTACCGTCATAGTTGCATTACAAACCATTATTAAACACCAATCTTTAGCCGGTAACTTTCCGATGAGAATGCGCTGGAAGTTACACCGCTTAGTCCTTAACCAAAGTATGCGCTTTTTTCAGGATGAATTTGCCGGACGAATATCGGCAAAAGTGATGCAAACAGCGCTTGCAGTTAGGGATACCTGCTTTTTAGTTGCAGATATATTTGTCTACGTGCTGATCTCATTTATCACCATGGCCGCTATCATCGGTCAATTAGATCCGTGGCTATTGCTACCATTTTTAGTTTGGTGTGTGCTTTATGGTATTTCGATGTATTACTTTATTCCACGCTTAAGCAAAGTTGCCAGTATGCAAGCTGATGCACGCTCAACGATGACCGGGCGAGTAACTGATGCTTATACTAACATTATGACAGTAAAATTATTTTCTCACGCCGGCAATGAAGCCAAATACGCTCAAGAGTCAATGGATGAATTTCTAGTCACAGTCAATAAACAGATGCGACTGGTAAGCAGTTTTGAAATCGTCAACCATTTACTCTCAGTATTATTAATACTTGGCACAACAGGCGTGGCGCTTTGGCTTTGGACAAATCAAATTGTCGGCATTGGCGCAATCGCCATTACCACAGCCGTTGCACTGCGATTAAATGGCTTTTCACACTGGATCATGTGGGAAATGGCTTCACTATTTGAAAATATTGGCGTAGTGAAAGACGGCATTAACACCTTTTCAGCAGCGAAAACAGTGGTGGATGAGCCTAATGCCAAAGCACTTAAAGTCACTGAAGGTAAAATTGAATTTAAAGATATCTACTTTGCGTATGATAGCAAAGTTCAAAACTCCATTATTGATGATCTTAATTTGACAATCAGGTCCGGTGAAAAAATTGGCTTAGTCGGTCGTTCAGGTGCCGGTAAATCAACACTGATTAACTTATTGTTGCGTTTTTACGATCTACAAAAGGGACAAATTACCATTGACGGGCAAGATATCGCTTCGGTCACTCAAGAGAGCTTACGCTCACAAATTGGTATGGTTACCCAAGATACGTCATTGCTGCACCGCTCAGTGAGAGAAAATTTGCTATATGGCAATAATCAAGCCAGCGAAGAAGAGATGATCATCGCCGCTAAAAAAGCCCATGCCGATGACTTTATTCAAACCTTAGTCGATGCGAATGGCAGAACCGGTTATGATGCCTTTGTTGGAGAACGGGGGATCAAATTATCCGGTGGACAACGACAACGAATTGCCATAGCTCGGGTGATCTTAAAAAATGCGCCGATCTTACTGCTTGATGAAGCAACCAGTGCATTAGATTCAGAAATTGAACAAGCCATTCAAGAATCTCTATACACTTTAATGGAAGGGAAAACCGTGATTGCCATTGCTCATCGATTATCGACAATTGCGGCAATGGATAGATTGGTCGTACTTGATCAAGGTAAGATTATTGAACAAGGTACACATCAACAATTGCTCGATAAAAACGGACTTTATGCGCAACTTTGGAAACATCAAAGTGGTGGATTTTTAGCAGACAACATTTAA
- the dacB gene encoding serine-type D-Ala-D-Ala carboxypeptidase encodes MTNFKVFILFLVLFFSNLCLAQSVEPYISTLPKGSDLSILVQTVDSKPKTLAKYKSDQFKQPASTQKVITALAAVLELGNDYRFVTKMQTSGSISNKQLNGDLIVQLSGDPTFNRERLKAMIGQLRQKGIEKISGKVILDTSIFTSHDKAEGWSWNNLTACFNAPPSAAIIDDNCFYATVTPNKVGATASVSVSSGIPVIVTSEVKTIAAKSKDLQDKYCELDVKYADKNRYHLKGCIASSSDKTALKFAVIDPVDYFSAVLKSELQKQKISNSGQIIERNQKSNAKLTLLASSQSAPLSELLTVMLKKSNNLYADTIFRTLGAHYYNVPGTWRNGGDAVKQILHKKAGIDLENLVLADGSGLSRLNLVSADKLMEVLQYTLAKNSSLGLIEKLPIAGVDGTLQNRKSFNQSPFKEAIMAKTGYIQGSYNLAGFIKKSDGKYVAFVQLLTGYQADTKGEPKNGAIMKFESDFYKNFIK; translated from the coding sequence ATGACAAATTTCAAAGTCTTTATTTTATTCCTGGTTTTATTCTTTTCTAATCTCTGTCTGGCTCAATCGGTCGAGCCGTATATTTCCACATTACCTAAGGGAAGTGATCTGTCAATCTTAGTGCAAACAGTGGATAGCAAACCTAAAACATTGGCAAAATATAAAAGCGACCAATTTAAACAACCGGCAAGCACCCAAAAAGTGATAACCGCTTTAGCTGCTGTACTTGAATTAGGCAACGATTATCGTTTTGTGACTAAAATGCAAACGAGTGGCAGTATTAGCAATAAGCAACTTAACGGCGATCTGATTGTGCAATTAAGTGGTGATCCAACGTTTAACCGAGAAAGATTGAAAGCAATGATTGGGCAATTACGTCAAAAGGGAATTGAAAAAATTTCAGGGAAAGTGATTTTAGACACATCAATCTTTACCAGTCACGATAAAGCAGAAGGTTGGTCGTGGAACAATTTAACCGCTTGCTTTAATGCACCGCCTTCAGCGGCGATAATCGATGATAACTGTTTTTATGCAACTGTCACGCCAAATAAAGTCGGTGCGACAGCTTCGGTTTCGGTATCGTCAGGTATTCCGGTTATTGTGACAAGTGAAGTTAAAACCATTGCGGCAAAAAGTAAAGATTTACAAGATAAATATTGTGAGCTTGACGTAAAATATGCTGATAAAAATCGCTATCATTTAAAAGGATGTATTGCTTCAAGCTCTGATAAAACCGCGTTAAAGTTTGCTGTCATCGATCCGGTTGATTACTTTAGCGCTGTTTTAAAAAGCGAGCTTCAAAAGCAAAAAATAAGCAACAGCGGGCAAATCATTGAAAGAAACCAAAAGAGTAATGCAAAACTTACCTTATTAGCTTCAAGCCAATCAGCGCCGCTATCTGAACTGTTAACCGTGATGCTTAAAAAGTCTAATAACTTATATGCTGATACTATTTTTAGAACATTAGGCGCTCATTACTATAATGTGCCGGGTACATGGCGCAATGGTGGTGATGCGGTGAAACAAATCTTACACAAAAAAGCGGGTATTGATCTGGAAAATCTGGTTCTTGCCGACGGTTCAGGCTTATCACGCCTCAATTTGGTAAGCGCTGATAAATTAATGGAAGTGTTGCAATATACTTTAGCGAAAAATAGTAGCTTAGGTTTGATTGAAAAACTACCGATTGCCGGCGTTGACGGCACATTGCAAAATCGTAAAAGTTTTAACCAGTCACCTTTCAAAGAGGCGATTATGGCTAAAACCGGTTATATACAAGGGAGCTATAATTTAGCTGGATTTATTAAAAAATCAGACGGTAAATATGTCGCTTTTGTGCAACTGCTAACCGGCTATCAAGCTGATACTAAAGGTGAGCCTAAAAATGGTGCGATTATGAAGTTTGAATCAGATTTTTATAAAAACTTTATCAAGTAA